A stretch of Cicer arietinum cultivar CDC Frontier isolate Library 1 chromosome 5, Cicar.CDCFrontier_v2.0, whole genome shotgun sequence DNA encodes these proteins:
- the LOC140920397 gene encoding secreted RxLR effector protein 161-like, translating to MSKEDNEEMVDPSTFKPMVGSLRYMEKPRTPHYLTTKRILRYIKEARELGLIYARNQNGDEAGLTGFTYVDWCGDKDDRKNTSGYVFMINESPILWCSRKQIIVALSTCEVEYVVASMEACQGIWLAELLT from the exons ATGTCCAAGGAAGACAATGAGGAGATGGTTGATCCATCAACATTCAAGCCAATGGTAGGATCCTTGAG ATATATGGAGAAGCCCAGAACACCTCACTACTTGACAACTAAAAGGATTTTGAGGTACATTAAAGAAGCACGTGAGCTTGGACTAATTTATGCTAGGAACCAAAATGGAGATGAAGCTGGATTGACTGGCTTCACTTATGTAGATTGGTGTGGAGATAAAGATGATAGGAAAAACACCTCAGGCTATGTGTTTATGATAAATGAGTCACCAATCTTATGGTGTTCAAGAAAGCAAATCATTGTAGCATTATCCACTTGTGAAGTTGAATATGTGGTTGCATCAATGGAGGCTTGCCAAGGAATATGGTTGGCTGAATTGTTGACATAA
- the LOC140920601 gene encoding uncharacterized protein encodes MTIQEFYSAMTNLWDQLALMESPELKAVKAYIDQREEQRLVWFLMALRDDFEGLRGGILHRSPLPNVESVVSELLAEEIRLKTHSGMLNKEILSAPPSVFVAPVQKKTSQGRVGLGNDECAFCKEKGHWKARCPKLGRTHKKNFRGPSSNVVASAPPTIDSSSGSVYSSESASQISDIAEQLQRLLATQSHAMSATSSKGLNSSGMSGSTFWEADWDRP; translated from the exons atgaccattcaggaattctattcggcaatgactaatctgtgggatcaattggctcttatggaatcacctgagttgaaagctgtcaaagcatacattgatcaaagagaggagcaacgtctggtttggtttctaatggctcttcgtgatgattttgagggccttcgtgggggtattttgcatcgttccccccttcctaatgttgaatcagtagttagtgaattgttggcagaagaaatcagacttaagactcattctggtatgttaaataaggaaattctctcagctcctccatctgtttttgttgctcctgttcaaaaaaaaacatctcaagggagagttgggcttggtaatgatgaatgtgcattctgcaaagaaaaaggtcattggaaagcacgttgtccgaaattggggagaacacataagaagaattttagggggccatcgtccaatgttgttgcttctgctcctcctaccattgactctagttctggttctgtatactcatctgagagtgcttcccaaatatctgatattgcagaacaacttcaaagacttcttgccactcaatcacatgccatgtctgccacctcttctaaaggtttgaactcctctggtatgtcag gatccacattctgggaggctgattgggacaggccatag